TCGCACTTCCCTAGATTGCGAAGCGTAGGTCCGAAGGCGACGTTCCCGATGACGTCGAGGTGCGGGAAGAGCGCGTAGTCCTGGAACACGAAGCCGATGCGGCGCTTCTCTGGAGGGACGTTCTCCATGTCCTTGCCGCCGATGGCTATCCGGCCGCCATCCGCTTTCTCGAGGCCGGCGATGAGTCGAAGTGTGGTGGTCTTTCCGCAGCCCGACGGGCCCAGAAGGCAGGTGAATCGGCCTTGGTCGACTTCGAGGTCCAATCCTCGAAGCGTCTCGACGCCGTCGTGCGATTTCCTGACGCCAGACAGGGTGACGGCCTTCATGCGCGCCGCCCTCCCCGTCGGTAGAGGGCAGCCTCGAGGGCGATGAACGCCGCCATGGAGACGAGAAGGAGAATCGTTGCGAGCGCCCGCGCCTGCCCGAGGTTCGCTGATCCCGGCAGCGCCACGTACCTGAAGATCGCAACAGGCACCGTCGTCCACTCGGGACGCACGAGCAAAAGCGCTGCCGCGAACTCGCCGAGCGAAATGGCCGCTGCGAAGACCGCGACGGCCACCAGGGAAGGCACCAATAACGGGAGTTCCACGCGTCGGAACGCTTCTACGCGTGAGGCCCCGAGGGTCCGCGCGGCCTCGTTGAGCGAGGGCGTGATGCTCGCCACGGCCGTACGCATCCCGGCGAACACGAACGGGAAGGCGATGAGCGAGTGGGCTATCACGATCGATGCCATCGTTGTACGTAGCGCGAGTGGCGGTCGGCCAAAGACCAGTATGTATCCGAAGGCGAGCGTGATCGCGGGCGTGATGAGGGGCAGGGCGTAGAGGCCGAGGAGGGCCTTGGAAACGCGTCCCCCGTTCTTTGCGGACAAGGCCGCCAATACGCCGAGCGGCAAAGCGACGAGAGCGGTCGCGATGGCGAAGGTCACGGAGTTCCAGACGGCAACGGATGGCGTCACGTAGAAGAGGGAACCGCGTTCGTCCGAGCCAAGGGCCTCGAAGTTCGTAAACCCGATGCCGGTCGGCGTGGAGAGGGCGCCGACGACAAGGCCAAGAAGCGGGAGGGCGAAAAGAAACGCAAGCGCGTAGGCGGCGACTCGGGTGGCCCACCCGGCGGCCTTCCTCGTCGACCCACGCCCGGTCTCCACGAACATGCGGCGCGACCCGCCGAACCTTGCGTACGCGAAGAGCACGAGCCCCGTGAAAAAGACCTGGAGAAGGGCCAATCCTGCGGCAGAGTCGAGCCTGAAGTACTGTGCCGTCAGGAGATAGACCGCGACCTCTATCGTGTAGTCCCCGGGGGCGCCCAAGAGAAGCACTGTTCCGAATGCGGTGAAGGAGAAGAAGAAGACGAGGAGGCTTGAGGACGCGATCGACGGCATGAGAAGTGGGAGCGTCACCCGTAGAAACGCCGAGGCGCGCGTGGCCCCGAGCGTCCTCGCTTGATCCATGTACGTGTCCCCGAGCGATTCCCACGCGGCGCCCACGACGCGCGTGACGACCGCCGCGTTGTAGTAGGCGTGCGAGAGGACGATGAGGGCAAGGCCGTTGGGGATCGTGAGCAGCGGCGAGGAAAGCCCGAGCGTCGCCGTGAGGAACGCGTTCGGGCCGCTGTTTTGGGAAAGCACGCTCAAGAGCGCCATCGCGACGACGAGCGGAGGGAGGACGAACGGGAGCGTGATCAACGCCCGGATCCACGTACGTCCCGCGACGTTCTGACGGTAAAGAAGCCACGCGCTCGGAAGGCCGACGGCGATCGACAAAAGCACCGAGAGCACCGCCTGTTCGAAGGTGAACAGGATCGCCCGGCGGTTGAACGGGTCCGAAGCGGCCGTCGAGATCGCGTCGAGCGCCTGCGCGGGCGAGTGGAGGCTTTGGGCGACGATCGCAGAGAGCGGGTAAAGGAAGAACGTCGCGAGGAAGACGAGGGGCGGAAATGCGAGCAGGGCGGCGTGCCTTATCCTCATATGCCTCGTCCATCCCCCGAGTCGGTCTCAGGCGAGCATGACGTCGCGCCACGCTTCGAGCCATCGGTCGCGGCCCTCATCTATCTCTTGGGAAGTCAGCGTCGCCGGGTCTTCGGGTTCGCTCGCCCATTGGAAGTAAGCGGGCAACTCCGTCCCATTGACGGCCGGGTACACGAAATTCTTCTGCGGCATGTCCTCCTGTACTGCGGGACTCAGCATGAAGTCCACGAAGTTCCTCGCGAGCCCGGCCTTCGTCGTTCCCTTGAGGATGCCGATGCCCTCGATCTGAAGGAAGGCCGAGTCGGGGGCGTCGATGCTTCCCGTCGGCGGCCGCGAGCCGGGGGTACCTCCGAAGAACGCCTCGGCCGCCGGGCTCGTCGCGTAACTCACGACGACCTGACTTTCCCCGCCGTAATGGGAGAACCTCGTGTAGTACACGTCCTCCCAGCCGCTCGCGACCGTCACGTCGTTCTCCTTGAGGCCCCGCCAGAAGTCGACGTACGTGTAATCACCGGTCTCGCCAAAGCGCGCCACGGTCGACATGAGGAAGGCAAGGCCCGGGGAACTCACGGAAGGGTCGATGACGGCAAGCTTGCCTTTCCATGCTGGTAGCGTAAGGTCCTTCAGGTCCGCGGGGAGCGGCGTCCCGGACGCTTCTATCGCCGCCACATCGTAGTTCAGGTTCACGTAGCCATAGTCGACGGAGGTCGCGTGGAACGTCGGATCCAGAGTGAGGCGGGCCGGGATCTTCGCCGAATCGGCCGGCTGGTAGGGTTCGAAGACGCCTTCTTGGAGCGCCCTGCCGATGAGGGTGTTGTCGACACCATAGAAGAGATCGCCAAGGGGTGCCCCTCCACGATGAGCGATGATGGCCTTGTTCAAGGCCTCGCCGGCGTCGCCCGCCTTCAGGATGACCACGCGCGCGTTGTATGTGGCGTTGAAGGCCTCGACAAGCGACCCGTTCATCTCGAACGAGTCGTGGGCTATGACGACGAGCTCGACCGGGTCCTGTCGGCCGGACGGTTGTGTTTGGATGCATCCGGCAAGCGCGATCAACGCGGTCAATGCGAGCGCGAACACCCGGTGTCTTCCAAAAGCCCGTGGGACCATGTTCTCAAAACCAGGTAATATAACCGTCTTATATAAGGGCCTTGTAAGTGTCGGCGCCTCAATGGCGCATCGCCTGGGACAAGACGCGGATGAAAGAGCGGGCACGAACCTTGATAAGTGAGCGTCGTTTCTTGTGGAACGATGCGGGTCATCTGCCTCATGTCGGGTGGGATAGACTCACCCGTCGCAGCCTACCTCATGATGAAGGCCGGCGCCGACGTGGTGGGGCTCCACTTCGACAACCGGCCCTTCACCGACGACCGTGAGACGGAAAAAGCGTTCAAGCTCATGGATAGGCTGGAGGAGATCACGGGCAAGAAGATGCGAAGACTCGTCTTGCCCCACGGTTTCATCACCCAAGTCGCGATCGCCCGCTCGCTCTCCGCCGAGGGCGCTCGCGGCCTCCAATGCGTACTGTGTCGGCGCATGATGTGGCGCGCAGCCTCGGAGGCGGGCAAGATGGAAGGCGCTCAGGCCCTCGTCACGGGCGAAAGCCTTGGACAGGTCGCTTCCCAGACTTTGCTCAACATCCACGCCGAGACCGATGCAGCGGAACTGCCCATCCTTCGACCACTCCTTGGACTCGACAAGACCGAGATAATGGATCTCGCCCGGCGCATCGGCACGTACGACATCTCCACCATGCCCGGGATATGCTGCACCATCGTGCCCGACCATCCCGAGACGCACGCAGACCTGAACGTCGTGATCGAAAAGGAAGCAAAAGTCGGCGTCCCGGCCCTCATGTCGAAGGTCATGGCAGGGATGACGGAGAGGTGAGCCGGTGCCGCGCCAAGTGGTACACATCCGGTCCTCTACGCGCAAGGGCGGCCTTCCGACGCGGTCGGCGTTTGCGGCGCCGAGGTGAGGTACATTGGGTTTCTACATCCTTGAGCCGTGCAAGACCCGTGCTGGCTTCGAGGCCATCCCGGAAAACAAGCTCGCGTGGGACCTTGGAAAGGCAGAAGCCGCCCTCGCGGCCGCCGGCATCCCTACCATCGCGAACGCGGGCGTCATCCTCGTCGTCGACGCCGGGTGCGAAGTCTCGTTGTTCGAATCCGGAAAACTGCTCTTCAAGACGCCGAACAGGGCCCTCGCAGAGGAGTCGATGAACGCGGTACTCGACGTCATGAAGGTGTCGCGATGAACGTCGCGACGATCCGCAAGGAATTCCCGATTCTCATGCGGAGCCCGCCGCCAGCGTATCTTGATAACGCGTGCATGACGCTCAAACCACGCCAGGTCATCGCCGCCCTCACCCGCTACTACGAGGATTACCCGTTCTGCGCCGGCCGCGCCGTCTATGAAGGAGCGGCGACCGTGGAAAGAAAAGTGGAGGAGACGCGTGGCGCCGTGGCGCGACTCATCAACGCGGCCTCCAAGGACGAGATCGTCTTCACGCGAAACACGACGGAGGCCATCAACCTCGTCTCACGCGCCTTCCCGTTCGAGAAGGGCCAGACGATCGTCACGTCGGACAAGGAGCACAATAGTAATCTTGTACCGTGGCAACTCGCTTCACGTCTTCGTGAGACGCGCCACGTCGTCGTCTCGAGCACTCCCGACGGCGGGTTCGACCTCAAACGGTTCGAAGCGACCCTCGGCCGCGAAAGACCCGCGATGGTCTCGATGGCGCATACCAGTAACCTCGATGGGACGACGATCCCGGCCGCAGAGGTCGTCGCCGCCGCCCACGAGACGGGCGCGCTCGTCATGCTCGACGCCGCCCAATCGGTCCCACATGGGCCCTTCGATGTCCGCTCGCTCGACGTAGATTTGGCGGCCTTCAGCCTGCACAAGATGCTCGGCCCCACGGGAGTCGGCGTCCTCTATGGGAAGGCAGACGTTTTGGCGCGACTCGATGAATTCAACGTGGGCGGCGAGACCGTCCACGACACGACCTACGCGACGCACGAGATGAAGGACGCTCCGGCACGCTTCGAGGCGGGGCTCCAGGATTATGCGGGGCTCATCGCCGCCAAGGAGGCGGTTGATTACGTCGGGCGCGTCGGCCCCTCGAACATCGCCTTCCACGAGCGCGAACTCAACGCACAAATGGACGGGGCTCTCCGGGAGATCCCGGGCGTCTCGGTGCTCGGCCCCGTGGATCCACGGGAACGCGGCGGGATAACTTCCTTCAACGTCGCAGGCCTCGACCCGCACGAGGTCGCGATCCTTCTCGAAGACCTCTCCGGTGTCATGGTGCGCTCGGGTGATCACTGTGTGCACTCGTGGTTCAACGCGAACAAGATACCCGGATCGGTCCGGTCGTCCGTTTACCTTTACAACGACAGCGGCGACGTGGAAAGGCTGACGGACGGTGCGGAGCTCATAGCAAGGAAGCGATCAGGGGCGTCATCGAAGCGCGGTCCTGGTTGATGTGACACTCCGGGTGCGCCGGGGGTCAACCGAAGCGTAACTTCAGAGCGACCATGGAAAGCCCTAGCACGAGGCTCACGCCGTTCGCCAGTATCAACGGCAGCGCCCCAAGGATCAACCCGTAGACGAGCCAAAGTGAGATTCCAGCGCAAAAGACCACGAACATGGGAAGCGACACGTCTCGCGCCGATCTTGTGCGCCAGGTCTGGAGGATCTGGGGAAGGAGTGCGCTCGTCGTCAAGGTCCCTGCAACAATTCCGAGTATTGTGACGTCGTCCATCTCTCTTCGGCTCCCAACGCGATTCAGGCGTTCCCTTCGCGACTTTCGGCCTTGGACTCCAATATCTTCAGCTCGACTTCCGCGAGCGCTTCCTCTTTCTTCTTCTTGAGGTTGTTGAAGACGAACTCGTTTATTTCGCCGCGTTCCATCCGTCCCCGCGCGATCTCGATCTGGCCTCTAAGGTCGTCCCGCTTCGCCTCCAGGATCAATACTTCCTTGCGGGCCTTGGCCTCGGGGGACGTCTGCTGCGTGTCCCCGGCCGGCGCTTCCCGCGGGCGTTTCGGCTGCTCGTCCGTCTCGCGAAGTGCTTTCGAGCGGGGCGTGTAGGCGCGTCTACGCGGCCTTGTGAGGATGTATGCGGCTCCAACGAGCACCAGAAGGCCGCCGCCGATGACGAGCGGTGAGACGCCAAAGGGAGCGAAGGAATCGGGCGGTCCCGCGATAGGCGCGCCCTCGATCTCGAAAGTCGCGCCCAAGGCCGACGACCCGAGTTCTACGAGATCCGTCTGGTTCGTGGTCGCGTTTCTCGTCGCGTTGAACACGTTGACGCGCATCGAGACCGACGTTGGACCCGGCGACGCCCCCTTTCGGACCACGAAAGCGATCTCAACGGAGCCTGTGCCGTTCTCGGCGTCGAACGGTCCGGCCGCCTGGTCCGGTTCCGTCCATTCAACGTGTCCCGAGAACTGTGGCGTGATCTCCACAAGGCGAGAACCGTTGCCGTTGAAATTGTAAGTGAAAAGGACCGTGCCCGTGTCCCCCGGTCTTCCGGTCATGCTCTGCGAGGTCCACGAGGAAAACTCGAGGGAAGTGTCGACGTCGGCAGTTCGACCGGAGAAAGCCGAAGCGGTCGACACCGCTGCGAGTGAGAATAGGGCGGCAACGAGGATCTTGACCGAAGGCCGGTTCATCCGACTTCCATCGGGCGTCTCGCCAAAAGCCTGTCGTCGGCGGACGGTGCCCGGAGTTTCAGGCGCGACCAAAGGGCTTTAAGTAGCCCCTCTTCTTCCGACACCGGTGAACCGAATGGTGCCTACGCCTATCTTTCGGGTGAGCGGGAGTTTTCCGATGGGACACAAGACGTCGAACTTCAAGATCGAAGCCGTTGCAGCCGACGAGAAGGCCGCGCGCGAGTGGGTCTATTCAGTGCTGGGGAGCAAGCACGGGATCAACCGTCGCGTCGTGACCATCACCGATGTGAAGCAGATCAAGGTGGAGGATGCGACCGACCCCATCGCCGCTGCGAAGGAGCGCATGGCCTCCGGCGGCAAGATCTCGCCCCCTAAGAGGGCCCCCTGATGGAAGACAACCAGCGGATGGAGGCGTTCGCCGTCCTCGAGGAGCTCAAGTCCCAGTTCCAAGCCCTCGAAGGACAGCACGATTACCTTCAACAGGTCGTCGCCGACCTCGCGCGCGCGAAACGCACCCTTGAGGCCGTCAAAAGCGATGCTGATATGGAGGACCTCTTGGTCCCTGTCGGCGGCGGCAACTTCGTACGAGCGAGTGTCACGAACAAGGACAAGGTCATCAGCGCCCTTGGGTCTGGCGTCTCCGTGGAAGAAGGCCTCGAAGGAAGCCTCGCTCGCGTAGACGAACGACTCCAGGCCGCCGAACGGGCGAGCGACAGGCTACGCATGGAGATGGAACGCGTCGCCCAACAGCTCGATCAACTCGGCGCGGCGCTCCAAGGGTAGTTGATTCCCGTGGGCATGTTCGATTTTCTCAAGAAGAAACTCAAGACGTTCGAAGAGGATGTCGCAAAGACCCCGTCTTTTGAAGTCGTCGAGAAGAAGACCTCCGGGTCGCCGCAACCTTCCGAGAAGGCGCCGGCGGGCGAGACCAGGCACGCTTCGACTAGATTGCCCGAGAACTTTGCGGCGCCTTCTCCAAGGTCGGTGCCGTCACCTCCGGGAGCCGGTTCTGCTGCAAGGACGCCTTCGGCGACGCCAAAGACGAACGCGCCGTCACCGGTCGAGCCGCCGCGCTCCGAAGGCGGGAAACTCATTCCACGCGACCGTTTGGATGAGCTGCTTTACGACCTTGAACTAACACTCATGGAGTCGGACGTCGCGATGGAGGTCGCGGGCACGATTCGTGAGAACCTCAAGAAGTCGCTTTCGGGGCTCAGGGTGTCAAGCCCGCTTGACGCCCAAAAGAAGGTCGAGGCGGCGTTGCAAAGCGCCATCCTCGGCGTCCTTTCCGACAAGGTGTTCGACTTCGACCGGTTCATCCTCGAAGCGAAGAAGCCGGCGGTCATCATGTTCGTGGGCGTAAACGGAACGGGGAAGACCACGGTCGTCGCCCGCCTCGCACATCGGTTGCGCGAGAACGGGTACTCGTCCGTCGTCGCGGCAAGCGACACTTTCAGGGCCGGCGCGATAGAGCAATTGGAGAAACATGCGGACAACCTCGCGATAAAGATCGTGCGCCACGAAGCCGGTGGCGACCCCGCGGCCGTCGCATATGACGCGATCGAGCACGCGAAATCGCGTTCCAAGGACGTCGTCCTCATCGACACCGCCGGGCGCATGCAGACGAACACCAACCTCATGGACGAGATGAAGAAGATCAAGAGAGTCTCGAAACCCGACCTCGTCGTCTTCGTCGGCGACGCACTGGCGGGTAACGACGCGGTGGAGCAGGCGAGGAAGTTCGACGCCGCCGTCGGCATAGGCTGCGTGATGCTTACCAAGGTGGACACCGACAGCAAAGGAGGCGCCGCGATAAGCATCGCGCACGCGGTGGGAAAACCGGTCGCGTTCCTCGGCGTGGGACAGGATTACAAGGACCTCATCCCCTTCGACCCGCAGTGGTTGGTGGGGCGGATCTTCGAGAATTGAGGCAGCCGCCGCGTTCCTAGCGCCGGGCGGGGTCGTTCGTGGCGCTAGCATGCCTCCGTCGGCTTCGTTGCGTCGTTCTTGTGACCGGGTCGGAGGATCGGCGTCCGAAAAACCCCGCGCCAGTTTGCACGTAGCGAGTCGTCACCTGGGCCCGGTCATCGATGCCGTACAGCCGTCCCCGCGTGACCGAAGGTCGCGCCGCGTATGCATGGCGTCTCTCGTTTGAAGGTCTTGGTCCGTAGGACCCCGCCCAACGCGTACAGCAGTGAGTCGTCTTGCCCGGGCCGGGTTGGCGACGCTGTACGGTCGCCCCGCGCGACCGTAGGTCGCGCCGCGTGTGCACGGAGCGAGCCGTGCTGCGACACCCTTTTTAACCATCACTCCATAGCCGCGGACGTGTCCGGGACGCCCGGGGAAACCCCCGCCTCTCCAACCACACGACCACAGCTTGAGCCAAAGCTCAAGGAGAAGGGCTGGTCCGTGGCCTTGGAAAAGGAGATTTTCGAGCGCCTTCGTGGGAAGACTTTCGAGCCCACTTGGAAAACGGCCGTCGACCATGAGAAGGTTTTTGCCATCGACACGCCGCCGCCCTACCCTTCCGGCAAATGGCACATCGGGGCCGTGGCCCACTACGCCCTCATCGATGTGATTGCAAGATCGCGGCGCATGCTCGGCGAGAAGGTGCTCTTTCCCTGGGGCCTCGATCGTAACGGCATCAACATCGAACTTGTCGTCGAGAAGAAGTACGACAGGAAGATGCATACTTTCGACCGGCAGGAGTTCCTCGACCTTTGCCGGAAGGAGATCGAGCCTTTCAGCGCGGGGCTCATCCAGACGGCGCGACGCATCGGCATGAGTTGCGACTTCGAGAATGGGTACCAGACCGACAGTCCCGCCTACCGGGCGATGACCCAAAAGACGTTCATCGAACTCTGGAACAAGGGGCTCGTGGTAGAAGACCTGCGGCCGAACAGCTATTGCCCGGATTGCAAGACGACGATAGCGGACGCCGAGGTCTATTATGACGAGCGGGAGACGATCCTCTACCACGTGAGGTGGGACCTGGAGCGGCCGGTCAAGGCCGGAGCGGCCGGCGGCACCGTGGACCACTTCGTCATCGCGACGACACGGCCCGAATTGATCGCGGCCTGCCAGGTCACACTGGTCCATCCGGAAGACGAACGTTACCAGGGCCTCGCGGGCCATGGCCAAAAAGTGAAGGTGCCCACCTACGAACGGACGGTCGAGATCAGGGCGCACACGACGGTCGACAAGGAGTTCGGCACGGGCGCCATGATGATCTGCTCCTACGGCGACTTCACGGATGTCGCCATGTTCCGGGAGCTATCGCTTCCCGCTATCAACGCCATCGGGATGGATGGACGGATGACGGCCGACGCGGGCCACTTGCATGGCCTTTCGGTGAAACAGGCGCGAGCGGCCATCGTGGAGAAGTTGAAGGCCGAAGGACGCATCGTCAAAGAGGAGAAGAAACAGCAGAAGGTCCCCATCTGTGAGAGGTCGCGCACTCCTATCGAGATAATCTCGCTCAAGGAGTGGTACGTGAAACAGGTAGACGCACTCGACGCCCTCCGGGGGATCGCTGAAAAGATCGACTTCCACCCGGACAAGCACCGCGGCATCCTCCTCGATTGGGTGAACTCCATCACGATCGATTGGCCAGTGTCGCGCAGGCGCTACTTCCACACCGAGATCCCCGTCTGGTACTGCAAGTCATGCGGCGAAGCACACGTGCCCAACCCAGGCCCATATTACCAGCCGTGGAAGCAAGCGGCCCCGTCGGAAATCTCGAAGTGCCGAAAATGCGGCCATGCGGAATTCGCCGGGGAGGAGAAGGTGTTCGACACGTGGATGGATTCGAGTGCCTCGAACCTCTACGTCCTCCATTATCACGACGATCCCGCGTGGTTCAACCGCCAGTTCCCTTGCTCGTTGCGTCCACAGGGCCGTGACATCGTCCGCACATGGCTCCATTACACGCTGCTCAAAAGCCACTTGATACTGGGGAAGCCAGGCTTCGAGCACGTTTGGATAACAGGCCTTGGCATGGACGAGAAAGGCCGGAAGATGTCAAAGAGCCTCGGCAACGTCATAGATCCGGACGAGGTCCTCAACGCCCAGGGAGCCGATGCCTTCCGCTTCTGGGCGGCGAGTGAATGCACCATCGGGGACGACTTCCGCATCTCGAAGGACCGCATCAGCGGTGCCGGGAAGTTCCTCACGAAACTCTTCAACGTGGCGCGGTTCATCAGTTCCTTCGACGCTCCACCGGAAAGACCGGCCGAACTCCATCCGGTCGACGAGTGGATCCTCGCCGAGGTGAACAAGTTGACGCGGGAGTGCCGGGACGGCTACGAGGGGTTCGACTTCTTCACGCCGGCGAACGCACTCAGGAATTTCGTTTGGAACGTCTTCGCCCCGCATTACCTGGAAATGGTCAAGGGGCGCGCCTACGACAAGGACCCGAGCGCCCTCTGGACTCTTCACGAGGCGCTTCGCCGGGTCCTCTTGAACCTTGCACCTGTCTGTCCCTTCAGCACGACCCACGTCCACCACGCCCTTTACGACTCTGACGTCCACGACTCAAGGCTCCCGGACCCCATCGCCGGGGTAAAGGATTCGCTCGTCGAATTCACGGCCAAGGTCGAGGCGTTCAACTCCGAGGTCTGGAAGATCAAGAAGGACAAGTGCCTCCCCCTGAACGCGCCGCTATCTGGAGTACAGGTCCCGGCCGAACTCGCGGCGTTCAAGGACGCGTTCGTCGGCATGCACAGACTCCAATGATCCTTCGACTCCGCCCACCGAGGCCCGTCTCCCGCAGGTGCGTCGGCAATGCATGTCTTCCCCGCCTCCCATTGACGGTGGCCTTCAGCGGCGATACCCTGATCCCGGGGGCTTGCACCTACTTCCTCGAATCCTTGAACGCGCCGAGCGCTTTGGAATGTTCGACGGGTGCCAGCGGACCGCAACCGAGTACAGCCGTGCCCTTCACGCCGCAGCGGGGGCAGGCAAAGCAAGCGACGAGGATCTCGTCCGCGGGATCCGACGAACCTTCGAGCCTTCCTGCGTCGAGTAGCGTGCAATCCCCGGCCCTCGAGGTCCCCTTGCAAGAAAGGCAAAGGATCCGCGCGCCAGCGAGCACGGTGAAGGACGCTTCGAACCCGAGCGCCCGCTTCGCGGCGATCACGTCCGCCAACGTTTCGGGCGACGGCGCTCCTTGATGGATCGTGGATGCTTCATCGATGGCTTCGGTCGTGCACTTTCCTGCCGTGGTAAAGGGTCGTTTCGCGTACGTGGCGTCGAAGACGCTCGGTGCCCCGTCCCAAGCCGTGTCCCGTCATGGCCACCCCGCGAGCGCGTGTCGCGCCCCGTCAATGGGTCTTTCGTTTGGGCCGTCGCTTCACGTCCGCGCCGACGAAGTAGCCCCACAGGTGCTCAAGCGACGCTATGGCCACTCCGACCGTGCCGATGGCGATCGCGAGGAAGAACGCTGGAGGGCTCGCACCCTGCAGTGGGAGGCTCGCGATGAGCGCGACGCTTCCGAACATCAGGAGCACGGCGATCTCGAGGCGCGTGTTGTCCTTCACGACCGCGGGAAAGCCCGTCCCCTTCGGAAGCCGATGGTGGGCGTAGAGGTTCAACGCGACGGGGACCCCGACCGCCAATGCCACGAAGCCTAGGAAGAGCAGCGCGTTCCTCGATAGGTTCTCCGCCGCCACCGCCTCTGGTGTCGTGGCAAGGACGGTAAGGCCTACGAACGCGAACAGGCCTGCAAGGAGCAGCAGTATCTGCCGCAGCATAGTACCATCCATTGGTCGGGCACCCCCAGATATGCCTTGCGGTCCCGCATCTCTTCTTGTCGTATGTCCGTCTCATGAACGGCGCGGTGGCGGCGTCTCCACGTTCGCCTCGCCATGTCGCCAGGTCAAAGGCGCGTCCGGCGGAAGCGCAGGTACTTGCCGCCGCTGTGGAAAAGTATCTGTTTCTTGACGGAGTGCGCGACACGGATGATGCCGGAGACTTCCGGCCAGGGTCTCGAGAATCCCGCGGGGAGCGCATGGATCAGGTACGGCGCGTGGCCTTTTCTAGCGTCGGACCGGTAAACGCGGAAGTGGCTCCCGTACTTGTAACCTGTCTTGACGATGA
The sequence above is drawn from the Euryarchaeota archaeon genome and encodes:
- a CDS encoding valine--tRNA ligase: MHGVSRLKVLVRRTPPNAYSSESSCPGRVGDAVRSPRATVGRAACARSEPCCDTLFNHHSIAADVSGTPGETPASPTTRPQLEPKLKEKGWSVALEKEIFERLRGKTFEPTWKTAVDHEKVFAIDTPPPYPSGKWHIGAVAHYALIDVIARSRRMLGEKVLFPWGLDRNGINIELVVEKKYDRKMHTFDRQEFLDLCRKEIEPFSAGLIQTARRIGMSCDFENGYQTDSPAYRAMTQKTFIELWNKGLVVEDLRPNSYCPDCKTTIADAEVYYDERETILYHVRWDLERPVKAGAAGGTVDHFVIATTRPELIAACQVTLVHPEDERYQGLAGHGQKVKVPTYERTVEIRAHTTVDKEFGTGAMMICSYGDFTDVAMFRELSLPAINAIGMDGRMTADAGHLHGLSVKQARAAIVEKLKAEGRIVKEEKKQQKVPICERSRTPIEIISLKEWYVKQVDALDALRGIAEKIDFHPDKHRGILLDWVNSITIDWPVSRRRYFHTEIPVWYCKSCGEAHVPNPGPYYQPWKQAAPSEISKCRKCGHAEFAGEEKVFDTWMDSSASNLYVLHYHDDPAWFNRQFPCSLRPQGRDIVRTWLHYTLLKSHLILGKPGFEHVWITGLGMDEKGRKMSKSLGNVIDPDEVLNAQGADAFRFWAASECTIGDDFRISKDRISGAGKFLTKLFNVARFISSFDAPPERPAELHPVDEWILAEVNKLTRECRDGYEGFDFFTPANALRNFVWNVFAPHYLEMVKGRAYDKDPSALWTLHEALRRVLLNLAPVCPFSTTHVHHALYDSDVHDSRLPDPIAGVKDSLVEFTAKVEAFNSEVWKIKKDKCLPLNAPLSGVQVPAELAAFKDAFVGMHRLQ